From one Microthrixaceae bacterium genomic stretch:
- a CDS encoding dienelactone hydrolase family protein, which produces MSGSAGTGYVVAPDSGHGPGILVLHSWWGLTPYFRTVCDRLADAGFVALAPDLHGGDQTAATPDEAEALLAATDPNQTAGLVVSSLTALARMPATSDGPVGVLGFSMGASWALWAATRFADQVGAVSIYYGSQDIDFEPMRAPVQGHFAEHDEFTSEDDVNYLEAQLRLVGRSVDFHRYAGTGHWFAEADRPPAHDPVAAELAWARTVDFFQTHLH; this is translated from the coding sequence GTGAGCGGATCGGCCGGTACCGGCTACGTGGTGGCTCCTGATTCCGGCCACGGCCCCGGCATCTTGGTGTTGCACTCGTGGTGGGGCCTCACCCCCTACTTCCGCACCGTGTGTGACCGCCTAGCCGATGCCGGTTTCGTAGCCCTGGCTCCCGACCTCCACGGCGGCGATCAGACCGCTGCCACCCCAGATGAGGCCGAGGCGCTGCTGGCCGCCACCGACCCCAACCAGACCGCGGGCCTGGTGGTGTCGTCGCTGACCGCTCTGGCCCGCATGCCCGCCACCTCAGATGGGCCCGTCGGCGTGCTCGGCTTTTCGATGGGGGCGTCGTGGGCGCTGTGGGCGGCGACGCGCTTCGCCGACCAGGTCGGTGCTGTGAGCATCTACTACGGCAGCCAGGACATCGACTTCGAGCCGATGCGCGCCCCGGTGCAGGGACATTTCGCCGAACACGACGAGTTCACCTCCGAGGACGATGTCAACTACCTAGAGGCGCAGCTACGCCTGGTCGGGCGCAGTGTCGACTTCCACCGCTACGCCGGTACCGGCCACTGGTTCGCCGAGGCCGACCGACCGCCAGCCCACGATCCCGTGGCCGCCGAGCTGGCCTGGGCCAGAACCGTCGACTTCTTCCAGACCCACCTGCATTGA
- the bcp gene encoding thioredoxin-dependent thiol peroxidase has translation MADAPSAGDRAPAFHLADHTDTKVRLSAFKGQKVLVYFYPKADTPGCTTQSCALRDISGDIGDTVILGISPDAPAKLAKFRDKYDLGFTLLSDPDHVTAESYGVWGEKSMYGKKYFGIIRSAFLIDETGKISHAWPKISPKDTPKNLLKALAGD, from the coding sequence ATGGCTGATGCTCCCTCGGCTGGCGATCGTGCGCCAGCGTTCCACCTGGCTGACCACACCGACACCAAGGTGCGCCTGTCCGCTTTCAAGGGCCAAAAGGTGCTCGTGTACTTCTACCCGAAGGCCGACACCCCGGGATGCACCACCCAGTCATGTGCGCTCCGAGACATCAGCGGAGACATCGGAGACACGGTGATCTTGGGCATCAGCCCCGATGCCCCGGCCAAACTGGCCAAATTCCGCGACAAGTACGACCTGGGCTTCACCCTGCTGTCCGATCCCGACCATGTCACCGCCGAGTCCTACGGGGTTTGGGGTGAGAAGTCGATGTACGGCAAGAAGTACTTCGGCATCATCCGCTCGGCGTTCCTGATCGACGAGACCGGCAAGATCAGCCATGCCTGGCCCAAGATCAGCCCCAAGGACACCCCCAAGAACCTGTTGAAGGCCCTGGCCGGAGACTGA